The Pseudalkalibacillus hwajinpoensis DNA window CTGCAATGGCTCTTACCGTTCTGCTTAATTGATCAAGGTTATTGTCAACACCACCCATTTCAATAAGTAGGGCATTTGGAGACAAATCTTGATTGTAGATGCCATCAACACCCTGCCCCTTCTTCCCAATAACCCCCCGACTTAACCCCGGATATTGATCCTTTAATGCCTCATGAAGATCTTTAGCAAGGGCAAGATTCTTCTCATAGTTAGGATTTTCTTCTCCGATAACAAAGACAGTTCGGGCGTATTCTTCATTGTTAATTGTAACCGTTGTATCCTTCTCTCTTAATGCATCACGATGAATGTCTATAAACAAATCGAACTCATCGCTTCCGGCAATCGCAGATTGAACGATCGTCCTCGAAACATCATAGGCTTTACCGTGTTCCCAGCCTTTCTCGTTTAGAAGAACCCCAATATTCGAATCATCTACTCGTGCTCCAATTCCGCGATTTTCAAGTTCCTCCCCCAGCATCTTGCCTACTAAAGTAATATTTGTTTTCCCATCATTTGCAAGATCTGCATCCTTCTTTCCGTCGAGTCCAAGAAGGGGAAGGTAGGATTCATAACTATGGGAATGATAGATAAACGCGACTTCTCTTCCATTAGTCGTTTGAACAGGTGGTGTAACGTTTCCTTTCGACTCTTTAATTTGAAGCTTTTCTGAAGGAACTTCTCTTTCTTTCAACAATTCATTTAAAGGAGGAGCTGACTCTACTGGAAGGTTCGTGAAGTTTGTCCCTTCCCCTGCTACGTGAATCTTGGCATCATACAATGCAAAGCCCGGGAGTTCACCACCAACCAGACTTCGAATATCACCTGGCTTTACACTAGTAATAAATTGGAAGGCGACAAGAGAAAGTGCTGGGGGTTCACTTGCCTCAGGTAAAACCTGGGTTAAATAATGATTTTCCGTGCCCATTCCGTAAACCATTGCTTCAGTAGAAAAACTCGTAATCCAGTCATGCAGCATGGAAGATGAAAGACGATATCTTGTTTCTGAAGAAGATATAAACCCGGCTACAACAAATAGGACAATCAAACCAATAATGGTAAAAAAAGAAAATGCTCTGATTTTCATACTGCTTCCATCACTAAACCATTTAATAGAACTGCTTTTCATCTCAACTTCCCTCCTGCCACTCTCGCTTTAGATACTTATTTCTATGAAAACGAGGACTACTTTAGAAGATTTTTTTGCTAGTGAACATAGAAATTTAGGGATAGAAAGGAAAAACAAGCAAAATATATTTGATAAATGAATGTGTGAAAAGTATGATAAAGATGAGGATACAGGAGGTGAACAGAATGGGTAAATCATCAGCATATATTGCTGTAATAATTTTGTTCCTTGTAATGGTTGTAGGTTTTACATACTGGCTATCCACAACCGAAGAACACGCCGGCAATGAAGCAGGTCACGGCGAACAGGCGGAAGAAGGTGGCGGTGAAAAAGGCGGCGACTCCGCTGGGGGTGAAGCTGAAAAAATTTTCTCTCAGAATTGCGCATCTTGCCATGGTGAAAACCTTGGAGGTGGAGCGGGCCCCGCACTTGAAGCTGTAGGTGGTAAGTATTCGAAAGATGAGATTCTTGAAATCATTAAAAATGGTAAAGGCGGCGGAATGCCAGCTGGTGTCATTCAAGGGAAGGAAGCAGAAATGGTTGCTACCTGGCTTTCTGAGAAAAAATAATAGCGCTTTATTGAAGCTCTCTGTTCAATTGAATAGAGAGTTTTTACTTGCACCGAAAGAAAGCGTTATCACAAAACAACATAGCTTCAAGATATATTTGTTGAGCTATCATATTTCCCGCTGTATAATAAAGTTGTAACTAATTATAGCGAACTATCTTCGGGGCAGGGTGTAATTCCCGACCGGCGGTGAAGGATAAGTATTTCCTCAAGCCCGCGAGCCTGTATTTTGGGCAGGATCTGGTGAAATTCCAGAGCCGACAGTATAGTCTGGATGGGAGAAGATGGTGGATAAGTAAGCTTCTTTTGATATTCGAGAAGAGCTTGCTTATTTCCCCATGCCGTAACCATGAGCCCCATACTCATGGTTTTTTTGTGTGCACTGGGGCCACATCTCCTTTTTCGGTGGTTCGAAAAAAAAGGGAGAAATGTCAAAATGAAAAGTGTATCGAAAACGCAACGAATGATCGTGATTGCGATGTTTAGTAGTATCTCTTATCTGCTAATGCTATTTGATTTTCCACTGCCTGGATTTCCTGTTTTCCTGCAAATTGATTTCAGTGATATTCCAGCACTCTTCGTGGCTATTCTTTATGGGCCGGTAGCCGGGATTCTTGTTGAAGCGATTAAGAACTTTATCCATTTCGGAATTCAGGGAAGCTTCACTGGTGTACCAATTGGCCAGCTTGCTAATTTTATTGCAGGTGTATTCTTTATCGTGCCAACAGCTCTTATTTTCCGGAAGTTTAATCAAACCCAGAAAGGATTAACACTGGGATTGACCATCGGGACGATTCTTATGTCAGCAATGATGGGGTTGTTGAATTATATCATCATCCTACCGGCATACACCTGGTTCATGGGCTTTGAAGAAATGTCAGCATCAGCTCGTCAGGCCCTAGTATTAACAGGTATTACCCCGTTTAACCTATTAAAAGGCGCAATCGTAGCCGGGATATTTATCGCCTTTTTCGTAAAATTAAAACCCTGGTTTGAAAAGCAAATCAGGATCGCATAAAGTGAAACTTCAATCAAAGGGGGCATTAATCCCTCTTCTTGAAGGAATAAATTAAAACCCGGATCTGTAAAAAGATCCGGGTTTTTTGAAGGGGTATTCCCATTATTTGTTGAATTAGTTATAAAAAGGAGTAAGGAGGGACTCCCTGTGTTAACGATCGAATGGCTCGAAAAATCCACTATTAGGGACCTTCAAAATGCAATGTTCGAAGGTAACCTTTCTTCAGAAAAACTCGTAAAGTTCTATCTCAATCAAATCGCTACTCATAATCCTCATATAAATGCTGTCCTTGAAGTAAACCCGGATGCACTCTTTGTCGCAGCAGGACTCGACCGAGAACGACAGAAAACTGGATCAAGAAGTCTTCTTCATGGGATTCCAATCTTATTAAAAGATAACATTAATACTGGTGATCATTTACACACAAGTGCTGGATCTGCTGCTCTTGCCTGTTCATATGGTAAAAAAGATGCGTTTCTTGTAAAAAAGCTTCGAGAAGCAGGTGCTATAATTCTCGGTAAAACAAATATGACTGAATGGGCGAACTTTATGAGTGACTCCATGCCAAATGGATTTAGTTCAAGAGGTGGGCAGGTTTTGAACCCGTATGGACCAGGAACTCTAGATGTAGGGGGATCCAGTTCTGGTTCAGCTGCAGCGGTCGCCTGTCATTTTAGTCCGGCCGCTATCGGTACCGAGACAAATGGCTCTATCCTTAGCCCCGCTAGCTCGAATGCAGCCGTCGGATTAAAACCAACTGTTGGATCAGTTAGTCGAAAAGGAATCATTCCAATCTCTTTTTCACAGGATACAGCTGGCCCCATTACTCGAAATGTAACAGACGCCGCAATTTTACTAGGCATTATGTCTGGGAGTGATCCCGAAGACCCCGTTACGCATGGGATAACCGTGTATCATGATTACACCCCTTACCTCCTCAAGCCTCTCTTTGCAGAATTCAGAATCGGTATCGTCAGGAAAGGCTATTACGATCAAATGCATCCTGAAGAACAGAAGCTGATGGAGATTGCTATTTCTGAACTAGAGTTCATAGGGTGTACCTTTACTGAAGTAGACGAGATTACCCCACATCAGAACGAACTTGAGAACGATTTCCAGGTTCTGCTACATGAATTCAAACCAGCCCTTAATAGCTATCTTGCCAATGAAACAAAGAACTCTTCAGGAATGACACTGGATACTGTCATCAATTATTACAAACAAAATCCCCAACTGATCAAATATGGTCAGGAACGATTAGTTGAAGCTAACGAAAAAAATGGCCTGTTGAGTGATCCAATATATATTAGTAGTCGGTTGCGTGATTTAGAAGATGGTAAAAGCGCTCTTGATCAGTTGTTCGAAAAAGGTGTTGATGCTCTTCTATTCGCTGGATGTTATGGCTCTACCATTCCTGCGAAAGCAGGTTATCCGTCTATAACCGTTCCGGCTGGCGCTACCTCAAATGGAAAACCATTTGGAATCACCTTTACAAGTAAAGCCTTTAACGAACCCCAGCTAATAAAATTAGCATATGGATACGAACAACAAACACAGCTTCGAAAACTCCCTGAACGTTTTTCACTAGTCTAACAAAGCAAAAAAAGCGCGGCATGCAGCCACGCTTTTTTCCTTTTTACTTCTCGATTGTTACCCATTTAAGTGAAGAATCTGCTCCAAACTTGTGAATATGATAGTTTTTAACATAATCCTTCATTATAATTGCGCTACCGCCCTGGTAAGTAGGAACGATTGCAGCATCCTCTTCAATAAGAATGCGCTCAGGTTCTTGCATCATTTCCCAGCGTTTTTGTTCATCAGATTCAGTCTTAGCGCCGGAAACTAGCTTATCATACTCTTCATTTGAGTAGTCCATACGGTTGTATGCTCCACCAGTTTCAAACATGTAGACGTAAGTCATTGGATCTGGATAATCTGGTCCCCAACCACCAGTGGAGATATCAAAATTACCAGCATCTTCAAGCTCAAGGAACTGCTTCCATGGTTGCTTGTTGATCGTAACTGTTATGCCATCAAGCTTGGATTCAAACTGATTTTTCGCATATTCAGCGATTTTAGATGCCAAATCACTATCCGTTGTAAGGAATTCCAGCTCGACACTATCAGTTCCAAGTGCTTCTAAGCCTTTCTTCCAGTATTCTGCAGCGTCATCTGCTGTTTGATCAACCATGTAGCCGTCTGGAGCAGGTGCACGGAAGTCTTCTCCATCAAGGAATAGGAATTCTTTAGGTACAAGGTAGCGAGCTGCTACTGAACCATTGTTAAGTAGTACATTTACAAGACCATCACGGTCATATGCAAGAAATAATGCCTTACGGATATCATTGTTTGCAAGGGCTTCATTCTTCTGGTTGAGACGAAGGAAGTAGATCGTTGTATCAAGGATTGTGGAGAAACCTTCTCTGTCCTTAAACTGATCAACGAAATCTGCACTAAGGGCAGCGCGGTCAATTTTATCAGTTTCATAAAGGTTAACACGCGTTGCTTCATCTAGTTCTTCAAGTACCTCGGCATAATGATCATAAACTGCTTCGGAATGTAAAACATTATCGGTTATTTCTAAGAGTACAGGCGGAGCCACTAAAAGACAACATTACCCTTCTTGAAAGAGATGATCCTGCCGCAATCTGGTTTGATTTTACGCCGGCGCTTAAACAACAGGATATTTTCGAGTCCATGCTGGAAGCCAATGTGCTCTTAATCCCTTTTACAAATGGGGCAGCATCACGAATAAAGATTCCTCTCTTCTATGTTAATAAAGAGAAATTGTTAGAAGGGACAAGTCGTCTCCTTAGCGTACTGAACAACTTGCACATCAGACAATTCGCAGAAATTTATTGATGATCAGAGCTTGATAATAAAGATGAACACCTGGTGTGAGGATCATCTTGAGTACCATAGAAGATAGGGATATTTCTCTATTTGTTTATGAACTATGGCGAAGAATCCTGAGTGGTAAGTATAATAATTTCAATTGAATAGACGCTTTGAGTGAGAAAGGGGAATCGAGTAGGAGGGGGTGACTAACCCCCGACCTCTCACACCACCGTACGTACGGATCCGTATACGGCGGTTTCATGAAAATCTAACGTGCTTCTAACGATTTTAATCCTAACTGACGCCAATACTTGTCATTGGAGGTACGGTGGAGGATCGGGCTACTGGCAATTCGCCAGTAGCCTTTTCTTGTGTTGCTCCATTCAAAAGCTTTCGCTTTTGTAACACCTAATGAAAGGAGTTGTTTCCTTCTTGTTTTAGGTGTTTTCCATTCCTTCCACCGGATCATTCGTAATCTCCTTCTCAACCATGCCATTAATTCTCTAAAAGTTGATGTCGTTTCAGCGAGCTGGAAATAGTTTCGCCACCCTACAATGAATTTGTTTAATTTCTTGATTCGATCGGACATCGCTAAACTCCACTTTCGTGATGTTAAGCGTCGAAGTTCCTGTTTTGCTCGTTGGATTGATTGTTTCGCGACCCTGATTTTCGAGTCTCGGTGGAGCGTGAAACTAAACCCAAGGAACGTTCGTTTCCACGGGCGGTCAATCGCACTCTTTTCCTTATTAACTTTTAGTTTTAATTTCTTCTTGATAAACTGGCTGATATTTCGAAGGATTCGTTCGGCTGCTCTTCTTGAGCCTACGTAAATCTGACAATCGTCGGCGTATCGAACGAAACGAATACCTCTTGACTCCAATTCCTTATCCAGTTCATTTAACACGATATTTGATAGGAGTGGACTTAAAGGACTTCCTTGCGGTGTCCCTGCTTGGTTCGTCTGTGTTTGGCCGTTCTCCATAACCCCAGCTTGTAGGTATCTCCGAATGATTCGAAGGATGCGACCGTCCTTAACCCGACAACTCAATGTGCGCATTAGTCGGTCGTGGTGAACGCGATCAAAGAATTTCTCCAGATCGATATCCACCACCCACCGGTATCCGTCATTGACATATTCTTGGGCTTTTCGGACCGCATCGTGTGCTCGTTTTCCTGGTCGGAACCCGTAGCTTGAGTTGGAAAACGACGGATCGTAGATCCGTTGAAGATAAAGGTTGATAGCTTGTTGGATGAAGCGATCCATGGCGGTTGGAATGCCTAGCTTTCGTTTGCCTCCGTTCGGTTTCGGGATTTCGACACGACGGACGGGTGACGGTTGATAGGTTCCATCCAGAAGTTGGGCTTCAATCTCATTCCAGGACTCCGAGATCTGGGATTTCAGTTCAGACGTGGGAATGTGATCAACGCCGTGACTCCCTTTGTTTCGGACCACTCGTCGATAGGCTTCGTTTAAATTGTTCCGATGAAGTATCTTTTCCAACATGCTTTCTTCCTCCACGTGACAGGTTTCTTTCCTTGTGTGGCACCAATTCTCCACGCTCCATATGCCCTCAGAGACTTCACTCCTACCTCATATGTTGAGCTGAAATGTTCTGTGTCATCGAACGATGCGTACTTCGGTAGAACCTGTTCTCTATTCATGATTCGGTCCTTCCCGTACCATCTCGAGTTTGGAACGGTACTATGACCTCGGCTGACTTCTGGTGGTTCAGTGACTTCTCTTGAAGACAGTTACCATAGGTGTATGGCGTGACCGTCAGACCTCCCCGGGTAAGTGCACAAACTTCCTCTCCATTTACCCGCCTCATTTACTGCCATTTCCTTTGGTCATTTGGACTTCGATGTGTGTTGCCATCTCATCCGAGAATGACAGCCTTGTATGAGATTCGTGTTCCTCGGGTCAGAGATTTGCCTCTGGCTTCCTTCAGATTCCGAGTCGCCTCGGACACCCTTGCCTTTGGCTAACGGCTACAATGACCTTTGCCGTTCGGGACTTGAACCCTATAGCGTATGCACATGCCGGGCACACAACAAGAAAACACGCTGTCAATTGACAGCGTGTTTTCTTGTTATTTCTTTTTCTTTTTTCTAGCTGAATCACGGGGTGCTCCCATTTCAATACCGGTCCCTTGACCTTCAGGCTGAGATGAAGCAAGACCATTTGTGGAAGGATTTGCTTTTCGTTTTGGCATTCTTCTCACCTCCAACTACTAGGGTCTCCATCATTATGAGACTTATGCCCTTCTACAAGGGACAAACTTAGAGAAGTGGCGGCGAAATTGAGATGCCGTGTTCACTCATAAACACTTCAATCTGAAGCTTATGATGCTCATCGTGCTCGATTAACCCCTTCATATAGCTCGTGAGACAGAGTGGATACTTAGTAATATAAAAGGTCTCCTCCCACTGAGTAGGCTCAAATTGCTTCAGTCGAGCAACGACCCGTTCTCTTCCATACACACCCTCTTCTATTAACTCTTCTTTAGAAATTCCTGACATGGCATGCTCTGCTGCTTGACTGTTTACTTGCTCAACTTTCACATCGATTTCGGATAAAGATGCCTCATTTTTAATATAAGGAATCCTTTCTTCTAGAAGGAAGTCATCCCATGCCTTAATATGTGAAATAATTTCTGCAGGTGACCACTTCCCATTTTTAATTGGCGTGAAGAACAGTTCATCACTCATTTCCGTTGCGGTCTTCTGTAACCAATCCATAAACGAAGCATAGTCATCTAAAACATAACGTCCATCAGTCATTTAATTGACTCCTTTCAGAATTAAAAACTTTAACGCCGATGCTGTCTCGTTCGATCTCCTGCAATCTTCCTCCACTTCTTCTTCTCATCAAGCTGCGCCTTCACATTCGATTGCCTCTCTAAAAAAGCGAGTTCTTTCTGAAATTTCCTGTAGTTCTGAAAACGCCTCTCTTCAAGGCTTCCTTCTATTATCGCAGCTTCCACTGCACATTTCGGTTCCCCATTGTGCTGACAATCTCTGAAGAAACACCTCTCAGCAAGTGCATCAATATCCTTAAAGCTTGACGGCAAGCTGCTTGATTCCCATAGCTGAAGCTCTCTCATCCCGGGTGTGTCTATGAGAACCCCTCCGCCTTCAAGAACGATTAGCTCTCTACTTGTGGTGGTATGCCGACCTTTCCCATCATCCTCCCTGATATCCTGAACAGCCTGAATGTCGTTACCAACTAATTTATTTATGAGCGTCGACTTTCCGGCCCCAGATGATCCTAAGAGAGCCGTAGTGGTTCCTTTCTCTAAGTAAAAAGTTAGTTCATCAATACCTGTTCCAATCGCAGAACTGACTACGTGAACTGGAACACCAGCGGCAATACTAGCAAGAGAATTCACTTTTTCTTCACGATCAGTGCACAAATCAGCTTTGCTTAGGACAATCACTGGATTGGCACCACTTTCCCAGGCCATCACAAGGTAACGTTCAATTCTACCAGGATTAAAATCCTGATTGAGAGAATTCACCAAAAATACTGTATCGATATTAGCAGCAATGATTTGTTCTTCGGTGGTGTTACCGGCAGATTTTCTTGAGAATTTACTTTTTCGCGGCAATAGATATTGAATGATCGCTCGTCCCTGTGACGGATTAGAAATGAGGACCCAATCCCCTACCGCTGGTAAATCGTCTCGAAGTCCCGCTTCAAAACGAAACTTTCCAGACAACTCCGCTACAAAATCTCCTTCTTCTGTTGTCACCTCGTATGAACCACGATGTTCTCGTCGAACGCGTGCAGGTACCCTTCCATCCTTTTTAATTTCTTGATAAGCACCTTCATAAAAAGAATTCCATCCTAAATTAGTTAAGTTCAATTAAAAAGCCTCCTGATTAATAAGATCTATGCTCCCCTTTTAAAAGAGAATAGATTTTACTGTATAATAAAAAGCCGTTCTCTTACGACGGCTTTATCCTCAAACGCTCTGAGCGTTTGAGGAGGAATGAAGCTGATGACCAAATCGCCAGCATATTCATTCCAATATACGATGCAGTTACACATCTAACGTATAAAAAAACCATGGACATATGTGCACAGTCCATGGTTTAACTCTTATTAATCAAGAGAAATTTCCCTTATTAAAACCAGTTGGACTGTGCACAATATTCAATTAGCAATAAATTCGTATTGTAATTCACCATAATGCACAACCCCTTTCGTAACGTAGTAAATATAGTATATCCGATTGAATATTAATTGTAAATGTTTTCCGACTAATTAGATAACTTCCACGACCATAGCAATTCCCTGACCCCCACCAATACATAAGGATGCGACGCCATACTTGCCATTCCTTCGCTTTAATTCCTTGATTAGCGTATAAAGCACTCTTGTTCCACTGGCACCAACTGGATGCCCGAGAGCAATGGCTCCTCCGTTCACATTCACTTTTGATCGATCGAGCTCTAGTTCCTTTTCAACAGCTATATACTGTGCAGCAAATGCTTCATTCACTTCGATAAGGTCCATTTCCTGCATGGTCATATTTGCTTTTTGCAAGGCGTTTTTAATCGCTGGCACTGGTCCAATCCCCATAATGGAAGGATCCACCCCCGCAATCCCCCATGATACAATCCGAGCAATAGGCGCAAGGTTATTGGCAGCTGAATACTTTTCTCCTGCTAACACAATTGCTGCTGCTCCGTCGTTAATCCCGCTTGCATTCCCACTGGTTACTGTACCATTTTTCTTAAAGGCAGATTTCAACGAAGATAGCTTATCAGCCGTTGTCCCTTCTCGAATGTGTTCATCAATTGAAACCGTTTCCACACCCTTTTTCCCCTTAACTTCTACTGGAGCAATCTCTTCAGCAAAGACACCCTTTTCCCTTGCTATTGCAGCTCTCTGATGGCTCTGTGCGGAGAATTCATCCTGCTCTTCTCTTGTTATACCATATTTTTCAGCAAGATTTTCCCCCGTCATTCCCATTCCGTTTCCTGTATATTCGTCGGTTAACGTAGCCCAGAGCATGTCTTCTATCTGAGGTGCTCCAAGCTTTGTACCAAAACGGCTGCCTCGAAGCGCTATGGAGATAGACTCATGTTGTCCGAGCCGCCGGCAAGAGCCGTATTTCCTTCGACCATCATAATTGATTGTGCCGCTGAAATAATAGACTGCATACCTGAACCACACAGTCGGTTAACTGTAAGAGCGGGACTTGCGATAGGAACGCCAGCGCCTAGAGCAATGTGACGTGCGAGATATGAGGCATTCGATGTTGAGTGGATGACATTTCCCATAACCGATAAATCGATTTCTTCTGCATCAACACCGCTTTTCTTCAGAGCTTCCTTACTCGCCGTTATTCCTAAATCTGTCGGACTAACATCTTTAAGCGATCCCCCGAATGTTCCAAACGGTGTTCGTGCACCTTCTAAAATAAAAACATCTCTCATGTTTCTCCCTCCATTCCTCTCTATTTTACAAATAAAAGGAAAACGTTTACAAGCCTAACACCAAAGCGGACAGTGTGGAAGCTTTACTTTATTGAGCCGTATACCCTCCATCAATAACCACCGCCTGCCCTGTGACCCCTCCTGCTTTATCACTGGCCAAAAACATCGTATAGTCGGCAATTTCCTCAACCGAGAGAAGCCGTCTCTGAGGTACAAGGGGATAAATTACTTCCTCAAGCACTCGTTCAAGCGCAACGCCTCTACTTTTTGCGAGGTCTTCAAGCTGCCCTCTTACAAGTGGTGTATCCACGTAGCCCGGGCACACCGCGTTAACTGTAACGCCATATTCAGCCCCTTCAAGCGCCGCAACTTTTGTAAGCCCAATAACCCCATGCTTTGCACTATTGTATGCAGCTTTTCCTGAGAACCCGACAAGCCCATTAATTGAAGACATGTTAATAATGCGACCAGACTTCTGCTTCTTCATGATTGGAAAAACAAGTTTTGTCGCGATAAAAGGAGCCACAAGCATGACTTTCGTTAGGAGCTCAAATTTCTCGGTTGGAAAAGATTCGATAGTCGAGACGTGCTGAAGCCCAGCATTGTTAATGAGAACATCTACCCGTTCAAACTGAACCATTGTTTGATTAAATAATGCTTCTACTTCGCTTTCTTTGGTTACATCACAGCGAAGTCCGATTGCACCGTTCAATTCAGATGCCACTTGCTTTACTTTTTCCTCATCCAAATCACTCAGCACAACCCTTGCACCATTTTCTGCGAAAACCGTAGCCATTTCTTTACCGATGCCACTTGCCGCCCCAGTGATGATGACAACCTTATCTTTAACGTCCAAACCACTTCCTCCTTATTACATTAGATTCCAAGTCCAAGACTGAATAACACAATTGCAAGGGCTAGACCAATAAGTGGGACAATAACTGTTAACGCTCCCACTGCACCGTAGGCATCCTGATGTGATTCTCCACAAATGGCACGTATTGTTGTAACGACATAGCCATTATGAGGTAAGGAATCAAGAGCGCCTGACGAAATTGCAATCGTACGGTGAAGGGCTTCAGGATTTACACCTGCATCGATATAATGTGGTGCAATAATAGGTAAGGCAATAACCTGACCTCCAGATGCGGACCCCGTTAAACCTGCAATGACGCTTACGGCTATCGCTCCCCCGATAAGTGGGCTACCTGGAATGCCTGTCATAAAATCAACAGCCGTTTCAAATGCAGGAACAGCTTTCGCAACACCGCCGAAACCAACAACAGCTGCTGTATTACCAATCGCAATGAGTGCGCCTAATGTTCCATCAGAGACCGCACGCCCGAAGTTCGCAAAGTATTTTCTGTTAAGTAAATAGGTCGCTATAATCCCACCGAGTAATGCAATAATAAGCGCTGATTGTTTTAAGCTATCGTGGAAAATGAAGGAAATAATTAATACAATAACGAGCGGAACGAGTCCCAATAAAGGATTTGGAAGTGGACGATTTTCAACTTCTGGATCTTCTTTACGAGACTCAAACCGCTCTCCTTTTGCAACAGCTTTTGTAATCATTCGCTTAAGCCACCAGTAACCAAATAAAGCCATGAATACAGCAACAATTAAGCTAACTTCCCATCCTGCATATGGGCTGGTATTTAAATACTCAATGGGAATCCAGTTCTGGATTTCAGGTGAACCTGCAGATGTCATCGTGAACGTAACCGAACCAAATGCTAGTGCAGCCGGTATGAATCGACGCGGTAAATCCGCCTGCTTAAATAAACTAACCGCCATCGGATAAACAGAGAAAGCAACAACGAAGAGACTAACCCCACCGTAAGTTAAGATCGCACAGGCAAGGACGATTGCAAGAACAGCCTGTTTTAATCCAAGCTTCTCTACTACCCACTTCGAGACACTATCGGCAGCACCGCTATCTTCCATCACTTTTCCGAAAATAGCTCCAAGTAAAAACATTGGAAACCAGGCTGCAACAAATCCCGAGAAACCACCCATATAGTTTCCAACGAAATTCGGTGCCCCTTCCGAAACGAGCTGTGGAAAGAGTGGCAATCCGCTTAGAACGGCTACTACAACGGCACAAAGCGGACCTGCTACAAGCAAGTTCATTCCTTTCATCGTGAGATAAATAAGCAGAAATAACCCGCCAATTAATCCAATCATACTTAACATTGTGGTTCCTCCTTTTTAGTACGCATCATACCGAACCTCCGATGGTACAATGATTTCTGGTTCAGTTGAATTCTTTATCTCTTCTAAGGTAAAGCCAGAAGCAATTTCTCGAACAAGAAGACCCTCATCTGTTACATCCAGTACTGCACGGTCTGTAATAATACGTTTCACAACAGCTTTACCTGTTAAAGGAAGCGAGCATTTTTCTACAATTTTAGGAGCACCGTTTTTGCTAACATGATCCATGATCACGATGATTTTCTTAGCTCCATGTACGAGATCCATAGCACCGCCCATTCCTTTAATCATTTTTCCAGGAATCATCCAGTTTGCAAGGTCACCCTGCACAGATACTTCCATACCACCGAGTATCGCAAGGTCAATGTGACCTCCCCGGATCATTCCGAAAGATTCGGCGCTATCGAAATAGGAAGCCCCTTTTATCGCCGTTACTGTTTCTTTTCCTGCATTAATTAAATCAGGATCTACGTCACCTTCCTCTGGGTATTCTCCAATGCCTAGAAGACCATTCTCCGACTGAAGGACCACAGTTTTATTTTCAGATATGTAATTGGCAACAAGAGTTGGGATTCCGATCCCAAGATTGACATAGTAACCGCTTTCGATTTCTTGTTCAGCTCTGCTAGCGATTCGTTCTCTCACGTTGTTTTTGATCGTTTTCATTCCCAATCTCTCCTATCCATTTCGAACTGTTTTTCGCTCGATTCTCTTTTCCTGTGCTCCTTC harbors:
- a CDS encoding DinB family protein; the encoded protein is MTDGRYVLDDYASFMDWLQKTATEMSDELFFTPIKNGKWSPAEIISHIKAWDDFLLEERIPYIKNEASLSEIDVKVEQVNSQAAEHAMSGISKEELIEEGVYGRERVVARLKQFEPTQWEETFYITKYPLCLTSYMKGLIEHDEHHKLQIEVFMSEHGISISPPLL
- a CDS encoding YuzL family protein encodes the protein MPKRKANPSTNGLASSQPEGQGTGIEMGAPRDSARKKKKK
- a CDS encoding CoA transferase subunit B; the protein is MKTIKNNVRERIASRAEQEIESGYYVNLGIGIPTLVANYISENKTVVLQSENGLLGIGEYPEEGDVDPDLINAGKETVTAIKGASYFDSAESFGMIRGGHIDLAILGGMEVSVQGDLANWMIPGKMIKGMGGAMDLVHGAKKIIVIMDHVSKNGAPKIVEKCSLPLTGKAVVKRIITDRAVLDVTDEGLLVREIASGFTLEEIKNSTEPEIIVPSEVRYDAY
- a CDS encoding GntP family permease, with the protein product MLSMIGLIGGLFLLIYLTMKGMNLLVAGPLCAVVVAVLSGLPLFPQLVSEGAPNFVGNYMGGFSGFVAAWFPMFLLGAIFGKVMEDSGAADSVSKWVVEKLGLKQAVLAIVLACAILTYGGVSLFVVAFSVYPMAVSLFKQADLPRRFIPAALAFGSVTFTMTSAGSPEIQNWIPIEYLNTSPYAGWEVSLIVAVFMALFGYWWLKRMITKAVAKGERFESRKEDPEVENRPLPNPLLGLVPLVIVLIISFIFHDSLKQSALIIALLGGIIATYLLNRKYFANFGRAVSDGTLGALIAIGNTAAVVGFGGVAKAVPAFETAVDFMTGIPGSPLIGGAIAVSVIAGLTGSASGGQVIALPIIAPHYIDAGVNPEALHRTIAISSGALDSLPHNGYVVTTIRAICGESHQDAYGAVGALTVIVPLIGLALAIVLFSLGLGI
- a CDS encoding 3-hydroxybutyrate dehydrogenase → MATVFAENGARVVLSDLDEEKVKQVASELNGAIGLRCDVTKESEVEALFNQTMVQFERVDVLINNAGLQHVSTIESFPTEKFELLTKVMLVAPFIATKLVFPIMKKQKSGRIINMSSINGLVGFSGKAAYNSAKHGVIGLTKVAALEGAEYGVTVNAVCPGYVDTPLVRGQLEDLAKSRGVALERVLEEVIYPLVPQRRLLSVEEIADYTMFLASDKAGGVTGQAVVIDGGYTAQ
- the rsgA gene encoding ribosome small subunit-dependent GTPase A, with the protein product MNLTNLGWNSFYEGAYQEIKKDGRVPARVRREHRGSYEVTTEEGDFVAELSGKFRFEAGLRDDLPAVGDWVLISNPSQGRAIIQYLLPRKSKFSRKSAGNTTEEQIIAANIDTVFLVNSLNQDFNPGRIERYLVMAWESGANPVIVLSKADLCTDREEKVNSLASIAAGVPVHVVSSAIGTGIDELTFYLEKGTTTALLGSSGAGKSTLINKLVGNDIQAVQDIREDDGKGRHTTTSRELIVLEGGGVLIDTPGMRELQLWESSSLPSSFKDIDALAERCFFRDCQHNGEPKCAVEAAIIEGSLEERRFQNYRKFQKELAFLERQSNVKAQLDEKKKWRKIAGDRTRQHRR